A section of the Leptospira noumeaensis genome encodes:
- the rsfS gene encoding ribosome silencing factor — protein MPNISTETLEHLKKIKQTLIDKKCENIQFLDLKDVHSYLSLFVLATVKTETQGRSCAKDIDKYMKPLKLAVKRQNLADLPKDATGWILLDYGEICVHIMTDEMRTYYSLDRLWGDATPIVV, from the coding sequence ATGCCGAATATCAGCACCGAGACATTAGAACATCTCAAAAAAATCAAACAGACGTTAATTGACAAAAAATGTGAAAATATCCAATTTTTGGATCTAAAAGATGTCCATAGTTATTTATCTTTATTTGTACTCGCCACTGTCAAAACCGAAACCCAAGGCCGGTCTTGTGCAAAAGACATCGATAAATACATGAAACCATTAAAACTCGCAGTCAAAAGACAAAACCTCGCCGACCTTCCGAAAGATGCCACAGGTTGGATCCTTCTCGATTACGGTGAAATTTGTGTTCATATCATGACAGACGAAATGAGAACCTACTATTCGCTCGATCGTCTCTGGGGCGACGCCACTCCTATTGTTGTATAA